From Candidatus Hadarchaeales archaeon, one genomic window encodes:
- the hypE gene encoding hydrogenase expression/formation protein HypE has translation MERITMAHGAGGTAMRELIKQLIVGELGGSGVEVPLEALDDSSVVNDIALHSDSSTVKPLFFPGGDIGRLAVSGTVNDLAVIGARPLALTCGLIVEEGFPLEDLRRILRSASETCKEAGVHIIAGDTKVMEKGALDQLVINTSGIGIRGEELEHNLREVRKYRKMESRWLLDSNLRPGDKILVSGTVGDHGVAILSAREGYGFETEVKSDVAPLNHMIREILEVGGIVAMKDPTRGGLSNALNEWSEKSGVGILLWEERIPIREGVRAACEMLGVDPLEMANEGKVVIGVVPQKAEEVLEALRSTRLGKEAELIGEVTDEFREVVMETSPGGKRILPPPYGDPVPRIC, from the coding sequence GTGGAGAGAATAACGATGGCTCACGGGGCGGGTGGTACGGCCATGAGGGAGCTCATCAAGCAGCTCATCGTAGGGGAGCTGGGTGGAAGCGGGGTGGAGGTTCCGCTGGAGGCGCTGGACGATTCCTCCGTGGTGAACGACATCGCTCTCCATTCGGACTCTTCCACGGTCAAGCCCCTCTTCTTTCCGGGTGGGGACATAGGGAGGCTTGCTGTCTCGGGAACGGTGAACGATCTGGCCGTGATAGGGGCTAGGCCTTTGGCCCTGACCTGCGGTCTCATCGTGGAGGAAGGTTTTCCGCTGGAGGATCTGCGCAGGATCCTGAGGAGCGCCTCCGAGACCTGTAAGGAAGCAGGGGTCCACATCATAGCGGGTGACACGAAGGTAATGGAGAAGGGGGCCCTGGACCAGCTGGTGATCAACACCTCCGGGATAGGGATAAGGGGGGAAGAACTGGAGCACAACCTCAGGGAGGTGAGGAAGTACAGGAAGATGGAGAGCAGGTGGTTGTTGGATTCGAACCTCAGACCGGGGGACAAGATCCTGGTGTCGGGAACGGTGGGGGATCATGGGGTGGCCATTCTCTCCGCCAGGGAGGGCTATGGGTTCGAGACGGAGGTGAAGTCGGATGTCGCACCCCTCAACCACATGATAAGGGAGATCCTGGAGGTGGGCGGGATAGTGGCCATGAAGGATCCCACCCGCGGGGGTCTTTCGAATGCCCTCAACGAGTGGAGCGAGAAGTCCGGGGTGGGGATCCTCCTCTGGGAGGAGAGGATACCGATAAGGGAAGGGGTGAGGGCGGCCTGCGAGATGCTGGGGGTGGATCCTCTGGAGATGGCCAACGAAGGGAAGGTCGTGATAGGGGTGGTGCCCCAGAAGGCGGAGGAGGTACTGGAGGCCCTCAGATCCACGAGGCTGGGAAAGGAGGCGGAGCTGATAGGAGAGGTCACGGATGAGTTCAGGGAAGTGGTGATGGAGACCTCTCCCGGAGGGAAGAGAATCCTGCCTCCCCCGTACGGGGATCCGGTACCGCGGATCTGCTGA
- a CDS encoding hydrogenase iron-sulfur subunit, with amino-acid sequence MSEFQPKIVAFCCNWCSYAGADQAGLRRLQYPPTVRIVRLMCSGRLDPVFVLEAFKYGADGVLVAGCHTPTDCHYTSGNFKAERRVLLLKKVLEQMGIEPERLRLEWISASEGEKFAKVVEEMTQQLKQLGPSPLRKS; translated from the coding sequence ATGAGCGAGTTCCAGCCGAAGATAGTGGCCTTCTGCTGCAATTGGTGTTCCTATGCGGGGGCGGATCAGGCGGGTCTCAGGAGGCTGCAGTATCCACCCACGGTGAGGATCGTGAGGCTCATGTGTAGTGGGAGGTTGGATCCCGTCTTCGTGCTGGAGGCCTTCAAATACGGGGCCGACGGGGTGCTGGTAGCTGGATGTCATACCCCCACGGACTGCCATTACACCTCAGGGAACTTCAAGGCCGAGCGCAGGGTCCTTCTCCTGAAAAAAGTTCTGGAACAGATGGGCATAGAGCCGGAGCGTCTGAGGCTGGAATGGATCTCGGCCTCCGAGGGGGAGAAATTCGCGAAGGTGGTGGAGGAGATGACCCAGCAGCTGAAGCAGCTGGGTCCCAGCCCCCTCAGGAAGTCCTGA
- a CDS encoding NIPSNAP family protein, protein MIYELRSYTVRQGKLRDFLLFYRDKAMPLGAEKLRGRGEPVGHWITKYREVVDLDGEAKVVEEEEVTYMLAFESREKREEFWEDFLGSEEWQRLMPEWLTLVRRMDNRLLEPTELP, encoded by the coding sequence TTGATCTACGAACTCAGGAGCTACACGGTGAGACAGGGAAAGCTGCGGGACTTCCTCCTCTTCTACAGGGACAAGGCCATGCCGCTGGGGGCGGAAAAACTCAGGGGAAGGGGAGAACCCGTGGGACACTGGATCACGAAGTACAGGGAAGTGGTGGACCTGGATGGGGAGGCCAAGGTGGTGGAGGAGGAAGAGGTCACCTACATGTTGGCCTTCGAGAGCAGGGAAAAGAGGGAGGAATTCTGGGAGGACTTCCTGGGCTCGGAGGAATGGCAGAGACTGATGCCCGAATGGCTCACGCTCGTGCGCAGGATGGACAACCGGCTGCTGGAGCCCACCGAGCTCCCCTGA
- the hypF gene encoding carbamoyltransferase HypF, whose translation MRMASRAEIGVTGVVQGVGFRPFVYRLAQRYGLLGFVRNMGDAGVQIVVEGGREEIEEFLSSLRREAPPLSRIEEVRVKWTSPTGEFRSFKVEESRIEGLGGPSVIPPDLAVCKECTREMLNPMDRRYAYPFTTCVDCGPRFTVILDLPYDRERTSMVDFPLCPACLREYTNPSDRRYHAETTCCPSCGPSLELHELHEGGGRRLEVRDPLRETARLLDEGFIVGIKGIGGTHLACRTVEDEPLRRLRATFRRPQQPFAVMSRDLETVRTFAQVSEEEARELTSHRRPIVILKRSRDFPLSELVSPGLDSVGVMLPYSGIHLLLLHHGREPAYVMTSANPPGLPMIVENEKAFRELRGKVDYLLLHNRRIVNRCDDSVLKVVEGEAIFLRRSRGYVPEPIVLPFSSEKAVLGVGAEENVTASFLLGNRCFPSQHIGDTGKLETLAYLREAVASLGKLLRVERVEAVAHDLNPLYPTTRLAGEWAEEWGAERVGVQHHHAHLCSLMAEGGVEEMVGIACDGAGYGTDGTVWGGEVMVADFSTFERVGGLQPQPMPGGDAATKFPARMVAGILWRRLGREETERILAELCPAGFPKGEREREVVLRQLERGHLPLTSSCGRVLDAISCLLGLCWERTYEGEPAMKLEAAAGEGDPDTLRLPCERSGKVVDTSSLLEGVVEAMRKRVPRKHVAASAHKALALALAEVACETAEEKGIEVVGVSGGVFCNRYFTVEVRREVERRGLSFLRHKLLPPGDGGISVGQAVSAAQRLRTS comes from the coding sequence ATGAGGATGGCATCCAGGGCGGAAATAGGGGTCACGGGAGTGGTCCAGGGAGTGGGTTTCAGACCCTTCGTCTACAGGCTGGCGCAGAGATACGGTCTGCTGGGCTTCGTGAGGAACATGGGGGATGCGGGGGTACAGATCGTGGTGGAGGGGGGGAGGGAAGAAATAGAGGAGTTCCTCTCCTCCCTGAGAAGGGAAGCCCCACCCCTCTCCAGGATAGAGGAGGTGAGGGTGAAATGGACCTCCCCCACGGGTGAGTTCCGGAGTTTCAAGGTGGAGGAAAGCAGAATAGAGGGCCTGGGCGGTCCCTCCGTGATCCCTCCCGATCTGGCGGTCTGTAAGGAGTGCACAAGGGAGATGTTGAATCCCATGGACAGAAGATACGCCTATCCCTTCACCACCTGTGTCGACTGCGGTCCACGTTTCACGGTGATCCTCGATCTCCCCTACGACAGGGAAAGGACCTCGATGGTGGACTTCCCCCTCTGTCCCGCCTGCCTCCGAGAATACACGAATCCTTCCGATAGACGCTACCATGCCGAAACCACTTGCTGTCCTTCCTGTGGTCCCAGCCTGGAACTCCATGAACTCCACGAAGGGGGAGGGAGAAGGCTGGAGGTGAGGGACCCGTTAAGGGAAACCGCCAGACTGCTGGACGAGGGCTTCATCGTGGGAATAAAGGGAATAGGGGGAACCCACTTGGCCTGCAGAACGGTGGAGGACGAACCCCTCAGGAGGCTGAGGGCGACCTTTCGTCGTCCCCAGCAACCCTTTGCGGTTATGTCCAGGGACCTGGAAACCGTGCGCACGTTCGCACAGGTGAGCGAGGAGGAGGCGAGGGAACTCACCTCTCATCGCCGCCCCATCGTGATCCTCAAACGCTCCAGGGATTTCCCCCTCTCCGAGCTTGTCTCCCCCGGCCTGGATTCCGTGGGGGTGATGCTCCCCTACTCCGGCATCCATCTCCTCCTCCTCCACCACGGAAGGGAACCGGCCTACGTGATGACGAGTGCCAACCCACCCGGCCTTCCCATGATCGTGGAGAACGAGAAAGCCTTCAGGGAGCTCAGGGGGAAGGTGGATTACCTCCTCCTCCACAACCGAAGGATCGTGAACAGGTGTGACGACTCCGTGCTCAAGGTGGTGGAGGGAGAAGCCATCTTCCTCAGGCGCTCGAGGGGGTACGTTCCCGAACCCATCGTCCTCCCCTTCTCCTCAGAGAAGGCAGTGCTGGGGGTGGGTGCGGAGGAAAATGTAACCGCATCCTTCCTCCTGGGAAACAGGTGCTTCCCAAGCCAGCACATTGGGGATACCGGAAAGCTGGAGACGCTCGCCTACCTCAGGGAAGCCGTGGCTTCCCTCGGGAAGCTCCTTAGAGTGGAAAGGGTGGAGGCGGTGGCACATGACCTCAACCCCCTCTATCCCACGACCAGGCTGGCGGGAGAGTGGGCGGAGGAATGGGGGGCGGAGAGGGTGGGGGTCCAGCATCATCACGCACACCTTTGTTCCCTCATGGCGGAGGGAGGGGTGGAAGAAATGGTGGGAATAGCGTGCGATGGAGCGGGTTACGGAACGGATGGAACGGTCTGGGGAGGGGAGGTGATGGTCGCTGACTTCTCCACCTTCGAGAGGGTGGGAGGACTCCAGCCCCAACCCATGCCCGGAGGAGACGCTGCTACGAAGTTCCCGGCGAGGATGGTGGCGGGCATCCTCTGGAGGAGGTTGGGAAGGGAGGAAACCGAGAGGATTCTGGCCGAACTCTGTCCCGCGGGTTTCCCAAAGGGGGAAAGGGAGAGGGAAGTGGTGCTGAGACAGCTGGAGAGGGGTCACCTCCCCCTCACGAGCAGCTGCGGGAGGGTGCTGGATGCCATTTCCTGTCTCCTGGGCCTCTGCTGGGAGAGGACCTACGAGGGGGAACCTGCTATGAAACTTGAGGCTGCAGCGGGGGAAGGTGATCCCGACACCCTCCGCCTCCCATGCGAACGCTCCGGGAAGGTGGTAGACACTTCTTCCCTGCTCGAAGGGGTGGTAGAAGCCATGAGGAAGAGAGTACCGAGGAAACACGTGGCGGCTTCCGCCCATAAAGCCCTGGCCCTAGCCCTGGCAGAGGTGGCCTGCGAAACGGCGGAAGAGAAGGGAATAGAGGTGGTGGGAGTTTCGGGAGGGGTCTTCTGCAATAGGTACTTCACGGTGGAGGTGAGGAGGGAAGTGGAGAGGAGGGGACTGAGCTTCCTAAGGCATAAACTCCTCCCGCCGGGAGATGGGGGAATTTCCGTAGGTCAAGCCGTCTCCGCTGCCCAGAGACTCAGGACTTCCTGA
- the hypA gene encoding hydrogenase nickel incorporation protein HypA — protein sequence MHEWAIAEGIVEALLERGKKEGARRITGFRVVLGEIQGVEEGLLRFALEELSRGTILEGAEITFEREKGRVGCRSCGFEWSPERGSMEEEALHFLPDLLPLFLRCPRCGGLDLEIKGGRGVWVNSLEIEK from the coding sequence ATGCACGAGTGGGCAATAGCGGAGGGAATAGTGGAGGCCCTGCTGGAGAGGGGAAAGAAGGAAGGGGCGAGGAGGATCACGGGCTTTAGGGTCGTCCTGGGGGAAATTCAGGGAGTGGAGGAGGGACTCCTCAGGTTCGCCCTGGAGGAACTCTCAAGGGGAACCATCCTCGAGGGAGCGGAGATAACCTTCGAGAGGGAGAAGGGAAGGGTGGGCTGCAGGTCCTGCGGGTTCGAGTGGTCACCGGAAAGGGGAAGCATGGAGGAGGAGGCCCTACATTTCCTCCCGGATCTCCTTCCCCTCTTCCTCAGATGTCCGAGGTGTGGGGGCTTGGATTTGGAAATCAAAGGAGGAAGGGGAGTATGGGTGAACTCGTTAGAGATAGAAAAATAG
- a CDS encoding glucose 1-dehydrogenase encodes MRLKGKVALIAGAGSSGPGIGIGRATSILFAQEGAKVVCADINENAAKETLKMLEERGGEGIVVQGDFTKSEDAKRIVETAVSTYGKLDILHNVVGIATPFGLLDTTEEDWDAVVTTNLKSIFLMSKYAVPHMIKGGGGVIINTSSAAGLTGHPSLTYATTKAAIINMTRSMAIDLAEYNIRVNCIAPGFLDTPMVAPIMTEERRKVLEWMIPLKRIGTAWDAAYGALYLASDEASYVTGITLVIDGGILAGRGIGPAKPPGGMV; translated from the coding sequence ATGAGGTTGAAGGGAAAGGTGGCCCTCATCGCGGGAGCAGGCTCCAGTGGACCGGGAATAGGGATAGGAAGGGCAACCTCCATCCTCTTCGCACAGGAAGGGGCCAAGGTGGTCTGCGCCGATATCAACGAGAACGCCGCCAAGGAAACCCTGAAGATGCTCGAGGAGAGGGGAGGCGAAGGCATCGTGGTCCAAGGGGACTTCACCAAGAGCGAGGATGCCAAAAGGATCGTGGAAACCGCTGTCTCCACCTACGGGAAGCTCGACATCCTCCACAACGTGGTGGGAATAGCCACACCCTTCGGGCTCCTCGACACCACGGAAGAGGACTGGGACGCGGTAGTCACCACCAATCTGAAGAGCATCTTCCTCATGTCCAAGTACGCCGTTCCCCATATGATCAAGGGTGGAGGAGGGGTGATCATCAACACCTCCTCGGCAGCCGGGTTGACTGGACATCCCAGCCTCACCTACGCCACCACGAAGGCCGCCATCATCAACATGACGAGGAGCATGGCCATAGATCTGGCGGAATATAACATCAGGGTGAACTGCATAGCCCCCGGTTTCCTGGACACACCCATGGTGGCACCCATCATGACGGAGGAACGCAGGAAGGTGCTCGAATGGATGATACCGTTGAAGAGGATAGGAACGGCCTGGGACGCCGCTTACGGTGCCCTCTACCTCGCTTCCGATGAGGCTTCTTACGTGACCGGCATCACACTGGTGATAGACGGTGGCATCCTGGCGGGGAGGGGGATAGGGCCAGCGAAACCTCCGGGTGGGATGGTTTGA
- a CDS encoding iron-containing alcohol dehydrogenase, which translates to MWWFLAPKVAFGEDALDALETVKGNRAMLVTDQNIKKLGFVEEIVQRLKKNGMEVLVFDEVEPEPSKETVMKGAELAKEFSPDWFVGLGGGSCMDAAKAIWVMYERPDLRIEDITPMTELGLRKKARLVCIPTTSGTGSDATWAAVITSREEEFKVELASREILPDLSIVDPKLASKMPPSLTASTGMDVLAHAFEAYLSQWSNPFSDALAFKAIQLAFTYLPRAHANGNDMEARDKMHVAATMAGMAFSNSQIGLIHAMGHSLGAVFHIPHGRTVGLFLPYGLEYAFGTVKGRLAELAWAAGIRAGTEEEAAEKLLEEVRNLIRRLGEPLSIRELGIKREEFESRLEELVRKAMQSTGIFTSPRVPDEADCRKLFLYAYEGKRVDF; encoded by the coding sequence GTGTGGTGGTTCCTGGCACCCAAGGTGGCTTTTGGCGAGGATGCCTTGGACGCCTTGGAAACGGTGAAAGGAAACAGGGCCATGTTGGTGACGGATCAAAACATCAAAAAGCTGGGCTTCGTGGAAGAAATTGTCCAACGCCTGAAGAAAAACGGCATGGAGGTTCTGGTCTTCGACGAAGTGGAACCCGAGCCTTCCAAGGAAACCGTGATGAAGGGTGCTGAGCTGGCCAAGGAATTCTCTCCCGACTGGTTCGTGGGGCTGGGGGGAGGTTCCTGCATGGATGCCGCCAAAGCCATCTGGGTCATGTACGAAAGACCGGATCTCAGGATAGAGGACATTACCCCAATGACGGAACTTGGACTCAGGAAGAAGGCCAGACTCGTGTGTATCCCCACGACCAGCGGTACGGGATCGGATGCCACCTGGGCAGCCGTCATCACCAGCAGAGAGGAGGAGTTCAAGGTGGAGCTGGCCTCGAGGGAGATCCTTCCCGATCTCTCCATCGTGGATCCCAAACTGGCCTCCAAGATGCCTCCTTCCCTCACCGCCAGCACGGGGATGGACGTGCTGGCCCACGCCTTCGAAGCCTATCTCTCCCAGTGGAGCAATCCCTTTTCCGATGCCCTGGCCTTCAAGGCCATCCAGCTGGCCTTCACCTACCTCCCCAGGGCCCACGCCAACGGTAACGACATGGAGGCCAGGGACAAAATGCACGTGGCAGCCACGATGGCCGGCATGGCCTTCTCCAACTCCCAGATAGGCCTCATCCACGCCATGGGACATTCCCTTGGAGCGGTGTTCCACATACCCCATGGAAGAACGGTGGGACTCTTCCTTCCCTACGGGCTGGAGTACGCCTTTGGGACCGTGAAGGGGAGGCTGGCGGAGCTGGCTTGGGCGGCGGGAATAAGGGCGGGAACGGAGGAGGAAGCGGCGGAGAAGTTGCTTGAGGAAGTGAGGAACCTGATCAGGAGATTGGGAGAACCCCTCTCGATCAGGGAACTGGGGATAAAGAGGGAAGAATTCGAAAGCAGGCTGGAGGAGCTGGTGAGGAAAGCCATGCAGAGCACGGGGATCTTCACTAGCCCCAGGGTACCGGATGAGGCGGACTGCAGGAAGCTCTTCCTCTACGCCTACGAGGGAAAGAGGGTGGACTTTTAG
- a CDS encoding P-loop NTPase: MGELVRDRKIDPREAALRKRLPELGVVLPVVSSKGGVGKSLLSTTMALLLSRRGYSTGLLDLDFHNPSVHLILGKRGEPLEERGLIPPDVEGVKFLSVVHFSGDLPLLLRKGGITSSLLDLLSLTRWGRLDYLLIDMPPGSGDELLEVLRLLKGAEFLVVTTPSKLSRKSVERMIEGLKGAGGRIAGIVENFSSSPSQWEGVRLLGWIRYDPEVEEALGNVERLLATSFASDVGKVVEEYLKG, translated from the coding sequence ATGGGTGAACTCGTTAGAGATAGAAAAATAGATCCGAGGGAGGCCGCCCTGAGGAAAAGGCTTCCCGAACTGGGAGTCGTTCTTCCCGTGGTCAGTTCCAAAGGGGGAGTGGGGAAGAGCCTCCTCTCCACCACCATGGCCCTCCTCCTGTCGAGGAGGGGATATTCGACGGGACTCCTAGATTTGGACTTCCACAATCCCTCCGTGCACCTCATCTTGGGCAAAAGGGGAGAGCCCCTCGAGGAAAGGGGTCTGATACCCCCCGACGTGGAGGGGGTGAAGTTCCTCTCGGTGGTCCACTTCTCAGGCGACCTCCCCCTCCTCCTCAGAAAGGGGGGGATAACCTCCTCCCTCCTCGACCTCCTTTCCCTCACCCGCTGGGGAAGGCTGGATTACCTCCTGATCGACATGCCACCGGGGAGTGGGGACGAGCTCTTGGAAGTCCTCAGACTCCTGAAGGGGGCGGAGTTCCTAGTGGTCACCACGCCTTCCAAGCTCTCCAGGAAGAGCGTGGAGAGGATGATAGAGGGCCTTAAGGGGGCGGGTGGAAGGATTGCCGGAATAGTGGAGAACTTCTCCTCTTCCCCTTCCCAATGGGAAGGCGTGCGACTGCTCGGATGGATAAGGTATGACCCCGAGGTGGAGGAGGCCCTGGGCAACGTGGAAAGACTTCTCGCGACCTCCTTCGCCTCCGATGTCGGAAAGGTGGTGGAGGAGTACCTGAAGGGATGA